One segment of Nostoc piscinale CENA21 DNA contains the following:
- a CDS encoding type II CAAX prenyl endopeptidase Rce1 family protein: MEFLIQIYEKVISAVLTLPTMKDWIVAIILVVIIIVTCLPLGLWYRFLELKIPQLSATEVISILVNRFLFPCFAEELIFRVLLLPEKNSYAPITTQLFLGIASLIAYVVSHPLNATLFYKKALGIFTNQFFLFSTAILGITCTLAYVTSGSIWTPTTIHWITIISWLLALGGYSKLGFTEK, from the coding sequence ATGGAATTTTTAATTCAAATCTACGAGAAAGTCATTTCAGCCGTGCTAACTCTTCCGACTATGAAAGATTGGATAGTAGCAATAATTTTAGTAGTGATCATCATAGTGACCTGCTTACCTTTAGGACTCTGGTATAGATTTCTGGAACTGAAAATACCACAGTTGTCAGCTACAGAAGTTATTAGTATTTTAGTTAACCGTTTTCTTTTTCCTTGTTTTGCTGAAGAACTCATATTTCGTGTTCTATTACTCCCTGAAAAAAATAGCTATGCTCCAATAACAACTCAATTATTTTTAGGTATAGCGAGTTTAATTGCTTACGTGGTAAGTCACCCTCTTAACGCGACTCTGTTTTATAAGAAAGCTTTAGGGATTTTTACCAATCAATTTTTTCTATTCTCGACTGCAATCTTAGGAATTACTTGTACCCTTGCATATGTGACATCTGGTTCAATCTGGACTCCTACTACGATTCATTGGATTACGATTATAAGCTGGTTGCTTGCACTAGGTGGATACTCAAAACTAGGGTTTACTGAAAAATAA
- the aroB gene encoding 3-dehydroquinate synthase, whose amino-acid sequence MTSTINVNLPQQSYEIAIAPASLDQLGQSLANLKLGQKVVLVSNPVIFKHYGERAIASLKSAGFNVVSYCLPAGERYKTLNSIQKLYDVALENRLERSSTMVALGGGVIGDMTGFAAATWLRGINVVQVPTTLLAMVDSAIGGKTGVNHPNGKNLIGAFHQPRLVLIDPEVLKTLPVREFRAGMAEVIKYGVIWDAELFTQMEASKHLNQLRYMKPELLSEILTRSCQAKADVVGKDEKEGGLRAILNYGHTIGHAIESLTGYRLVNHGEAVAIGMVAAGQIAVNLGMWQQAETDRQNAIIQKAGLPTKLPAGVDIAAIIDALQLDKKVKAGKVRFVLPTQVGVVTVTDQVPADVIQQVLQGMQWMS is encoded by the coding sequence ATGACTTCTACCATTAACGTTAATTTACCGCAGCAGTCTTATGAGATTGCGATCGCACCTGCAAGTTTAGATCAACTTGGTCAAAGTCTGGCCAATCTCAAGCTAGGGCAGAAAGTAGTTTTAGTTTCTAATCCTGTTATTTTCAAACATTATGGCGAAAGAGCGATCGCATCACTCAAATCGGCAGGATTTAACGTAGTGAGTTATTGCTTACCAGCCGGGGAACGCTACAAAACCCTCAATTCTATCCAAAAACTCTATGATGTTGCCTTAGAAAATCGCCTGGAACGTTCCTCCACAATGGTAGCTTTGGGGGGAGGCGTAATTGGTGATATGACTGGTTTTGCAGCTGCAACTTGGCTGCGGGGAATTAACGTTGTCCAAGTGCCTACTACTTTGTTAGCAATGGTAGACTCTGCTATTGGCGGCAAAACAGGCGTAAATCATCCCAATGGTAAAAACTTAATTGGCGCATTTCATCAGCCGCGTTTAGTTTTAATTGACCCAGAAGTGTTAAAAACTTTACCTGTGCGTGAGTTTCGTGCAGGTATGGCAGAAGTGATTAAGTATGGCGTGATTTGGGATGCGGAATTATTTACCCAAATGGAAGCCAGTAAACATCTCAATCAACTCCGTTACATGAAGCCGGAATTGTTGAGTGAAATATTAACTCGTTCTTGCCAAGCTAAAGCCGATGTTGTTGGCAAAGATGAGAAAGAAGGCGGACTCAGGGCAATTCTCAATTATGGACACACCATCGGTCATGCTATTGAAAGCTTGACAGGTTATCGATTAGTGAATCATGGCGAAGCAGTTGCGATCGGTATGGTAGCGGCTGGACAAATTGCTGTCAATTTGGGTATGTGGCAACAAGCCGAAACTGACCGACAAAACGCCATCATTCAAAAAGCAGGTTTACCCACAAAATTACCTGCGGGTGTAGATATTGCTGCAATTATCGATGCACTGCAACTAGATAAAAAAGTCAAAGCAGGTAAAGTGCGGTTTGTGTTACCGACTCAAGTTGGTGTAGTCACAGTCACCGACCAAGTACCAGCAGATGTCATTCAGCAAGTATTACAAGGAATGCAATGGATGAGCTAA
- a CDS encoding SLATT domain-containing protein, whose amino-acid sequence MNSSLKDKLLDNLKHLAKDSLTQSEAYNYMANFWTNWYLYIGILNTCIASVASISALLEALGRLPAAILTASVAILSAITTFLNPADRASQHKKAKDRFIAINIEARKIAIDAYSGDSDEFLKQLKDKVDTLSVSMVEALQTSPQVPEWVCRIAEKRAERKFKF is encoded by the coding sequence ATGAATAGTTCTTTGAAAGATAAACTTCTAGACAACCTGAAGCACTTAGCAAAAGATTCTTTAACACAAAGTGAAGCTTATAATTACATGGCAAACTTTTGGACAAATTGGTATTTATACATAGGCATATTGAACACTTGTATTGCTTCAGTAGCAAGTATCTCAGCTTTGTTAGAGGCTCTTGGTCGTCTTCCTGCTGCAATATTGACGGCATCTGTAGCCATTTTATCTGCAATAACAACATTCTTAAATCCTGCTGATAGAGCTTCTCAACATAAAAAAGCTAAGGATAGATTTATTGCTATTAATATAGAGGCTCGTAAAATTGCCATTGATGCTTATTCAGGGGATTCTGATGAGTTCTTAAAGCAGCTTAAAGACAAAGTGGATACATTGTCAGTAAGTATGGTTGAAGCATTGCAAACTAGTCCTCAGGTACCTGAATGGGTTTGTAGAATTGCCGAAAAAAGAGCTGAAAGAAAGTTCAAATTTTGA
- a CDS encoding sulfatase, with product MTQHTYSSMNRRKFLGMTAASTLMATAGANLFSRATAQSRRPNVVFILVDDMGWGDLSIYGRTDYATPNIDRLAQQGVRFTNAYANQTVCTPTRIAFYTGRYQARLPVGLREPLANISQADPNVGLPPSHPTIASLLKANGYETALVGKWHCGYPPNFGPLRSGFDEYFGNLSGGIDYFNHRDGSRVLDFYEGNLLVDRPGYATDLYTDKAVEFIQRPRSRPFYLSLHYNAPHWPWEGPEDEELSRNFYNTNGYTAGGSQAIYAAMVKNLDDGVGRVLQALETTGQANNTLVIFASDNGGERYSFFGPFRGRKGSLYEGGIRVPTIIRYPGVTQTNQVSNQVIITFDLTATILAATNTKFHPDYPPDGQNLLPLLRGERSEFSRTLFWRYGAGLATRQTAVRSGDWKYWRQGNQEALFNLATDPGETTDLKASNAQVFTRLRNQFQHWELQMLPYGA from the coding sequence ATGACACAGCATACATATAGCAGCATGAATCGTCGTAAGTTTTTAGGTATGACGGCTGCTAGTACTCTGATGGCTACAGCCGGTGCGAATTTATTCTCAAGAGCGACAGCTCAATCTCGTCGCCCGAATGTAGTGTTTATTTTAGTTGATGACATGGGCTGGGGTGACCTGAGCATTTATGGACGCACAGATTATGCAACTCCCAATATAGATAGGCTGGCACAACAGGGAGTACGCTTCACTAATGCCTATGCGAATCAAACAGTCTGTACTCCTACACGGATAGCTTTCTACACAGGACGTTATCAAGCTCGACTACCTGTTGGATTGAGAGAACCCCTGGCTAATATTTCGCAAGCTGATCCTAACGTCGGATTACCACCCAGTCATCCAACCATTGCCTCACTACTGAAAGCCAATGGTTATGAAACTGCCTTAGTTGGTAAATGGCATTGTGGTTATCCACCTAACTTTGGGCCTCTCAGAAGTGGCTTTGACGAGTATTTTGGCAACTTAAGCGGTGGCATTGATTACTTTAACCATAGAGACGGTAGCCGTGTACTAGATTTTTATGAAGGTAATTTGCTTGTAGATCGTCCTGGGTATGCTACAGACTTGTACACAGACAAAGCCGTCGAATTTATTCAACGTCCGCGCTCCCGCCCGTTTTATCTAAGTCTGCATTACAATGCGCCCCATTGGCCTTGGGAAGGGCCAGAAGATGAAGAATTGAGCCGCAATTTTTATAACACGAATGGTTACACAGCGGGAGGCTCACAAGCTATTTATGCTGCTATGGTGAAGAACTTAGATGACGGCGTAGGAAGAGTATTGCAGGCATTGGAGACAACCGGACAGGCTAATAACACCTTAGTAATTTTTGCCAGTGATAATGGTGGCGAACGATACTCTTTCTTTGGGCCATTCCGGGGTAGAAAGGGTAGTTTATACGAAGGTGGCATCCGAGTACCTACGATCATTCGCTATCCTGGGGTGACTCAAACTAATCAAGTTAGTAACCAAGTAATTATCACCTTTGATTTAACTGCAACCATTCTTGCTGCTACTAATACAAAGTTCCATCCAGACTATCCACCAGATGGTCAAAATTTACTTCCTTTGCTGCGGGGTGAACGCAGTGAGTTCTCTCGAACCCTATTTTGGCGTTATGGGGCGGGGTTAGCAACAAGGCAAACAGCTGTGCGAAGCGGTGATTGGAAGTATTGGAGACAGGGAAATCAAGAGGCTTTATTCAATTTAGCAACTGACCCAGGTGAAACAACAGACCTCAAGGCTAGTAATGCACAGGTATTTACACGACTACGCAACCAATTTCAACATTGGGAATTACAAATGTTGCCTTATGGAGCTTAA
- a CDS encoding lecithin retinol acyltransferase family protein, which yields MARQELNRGDHIYVKTKIPGVSHHGIYCGNGYAIHFDGHTKTIKKSNLSDFTKPFDISCIKIVDYRDPLRFLAPLKIFNSFLKSRALKSDADTVIERAETLVGKSQYDLGRRNCEHFAVWCKTGRWVSSQIDNVMIKVFSRIILGGLAIATVPWPVNLFIGVILGGLAIVPLQAALRKSSKPPEA from the coding sequence ATGGCAAGACAAGAACTGAATAGAGGTGATCACATTTATGTAAAAACTAAAATTCCAGGAGTTAGCCATCATGGAATTTATTGTGGCAATGGGTATGCCATTCATTTTGATGGTCATACTAAAACTATTAAGAAAAGTAATTTAAGTGATTTCACTAAACCTTTCGATATTTCTTGTATCAAAATTGTTGATTATCGTGATCCTTTGAGATTTCTTGCTCCCCTTAAAATCTTTAATAGTTTCCTTAAATCTCGTGCCTTAAAGTCTGATGCCGATACTGTGATAGAACGAGCAGAGACCTTAGTGGGTAAATCACAGTATGACCTTGGGAGACGGAACTGTGAGCATTTTGCAGTATGGTGCAAAACTGGTCGTTGGGTAAGTAGTCAAATCGATAATGTAATGATCAAAGTTTTCTCAAGGATCATTCTGGGCGGTTTAGCGATAGCAACTGTTCCTTGGCCAGTCAATTTATTTATTGGTGTGATCCTCGGCGGTTTAGCCATTGTTCCTCTGCAAGCTGCTTTAAGAAAATCGAGTAAGCCACCGGAGGCTTGA
- the petL gene encoding cytochrome b6-f complex subunit PetL: MFAVVAYIGFLALFTAIAAGLLFGLRSAKIL, translated from the coding sequence ATGTTTGCAGTAGTTGCTTACATCGGTTTTTTGGCTTTATTTACTGCGATCGCAGCAGGTTTATTATTCGGTCTACGTTCTGCTAAAATCCTCTAA
- a CDS encoding Uma2 family endonuclease, protein MILQTKHQLTLQEFLHLPSGEGDTTYELVDGQAISKMSPKKFHSKLTRVLLNLIEQLCGTNGEICPELAVSLTRRGKDWVPVPDILYISNERLPSDWEEEGVCPVPPDLVIEIISPGQTFGQMMAKAKDYLDAKVLRVWVVDSKARSITVFFPDAAPQTYMGDEILKDELFPGLEFTVEQVFLQAKIPLK, encoded by the coding sequence ATGATTCTTCAAACCAAACATCAATTAACTTTACAAGAGTTTTTACATCTTCCTTCTGGTGAGGGAGATACTACCTATGAACTTGTGGATGGTCAAGCTATTTCTAAAATGTCACCGAAAAAATTTCACTCCAAACTGACTCGCGTCTTGCTCAACTTGATTGAACAATTATGTGGCACTAATGGAGAAATATGCCCAGAATTAGCTGTGTCTTTAACTCGTAGAGGAAAAGATTGGGTTCCTGTACCTGATATTTTATACATCTCGAACGAGCGTTTGCCTTCAGACTGGGAAGAAGAAGGAGTATGTCCAGTTCCCCCAGATTTGGTTATTGAAATAATTTCACCAGGCCAAACCTTTGGTCAGATGATGGCTAAAGCCAAAGATTATTTAGATGCAAAAGTGCTGCGAGTGTGGGTAGTTGATAGCAAAGCCAGAAGTATTACTGTGTTTTTCCCAGATGCAGCACCACAAACATATATGGGGGATGAAATACTCAAGGATGAGCTGTTCCCAGGGTTAGAATTTACAGTTGAGCAAGTATTTTTACAGGCAAAAATACCGTTAAAGTAG
- a CDS encoding formylglycine-generating enzyme family protein, with protein sequence MKQRRQTEVAIAKSTPKSPRKAPDKEMVWIPGGTFTMGSDDHYPEEAPTRPVTVTGFWMDKYAVTNKQFQRFVKATKYITVAERSPNPQDYPGALPELLVPGSLVFQQPLHPVDLQSCGWWNYVPGANWRHPEGPGSSIKGRENCPVVHIAYEDAEAYAKWAGKVLPTEAQWEFAARGGLEGAIYVWGNEFSSNKLPTNIWHGEFPWQNLKSHPPRPESVGSYPPNNYGLYEMTGNVWEWTMDWYRSPPLPSKPKACCIPVNPRGGTSEESYDPNFPEIRIPRKVLKGGSFLCAANYCFRYRPAARHAETVDTSTCHIGFRCVLSN encoded by the coding sequence ATGAAACAACGCAGACAAACTGAGGTAGCCATTGCTAAATCAACTCCTAAATCTCCCAGAAAAGCACCGGATAAAGAGATGGTATGGATTCCGGGTGGAACATTTACAATGGGATCTGATGATCATTACCCAGAAGAAGCGCCTACCCGGCCTGTTACTGTCACTGGATTCTGGATGGATAAATATGCCGTGACAAATAAACAGTTTCAGCGATTTGTCAAGGCTACTAAATATATTACTGTTGCCGAGCGATCGCCAAATCCACAAGATTATCCAGGAGCGTTACCAGAGTTGCTAGTTCCTGGATCGTTAGTGTTTCAGCAACCGCTTCACCCAGTTGATCTACAATCCTGTGGCTGGTGGAATTATGTTCCTGGTGCAAACTGGAGACATCCCGAAGGGCCTGGTAGTTCAATTAAAGGACGGGAAAACTGTCCAGTTGTACATATTGCTTATGAGGATGCTGAAGCATATGCCAAATGGGCTGGTAAAGTATTACCCACCGAAGCACAATGGGAGTTTGCAGCCCGTGGTGGTTTAGAGGGTGCTATTTATGTTTGGGGTAATGAGTTTTCCTCCAACAAGTTACCAACTAATATCTGGCATGGGGAATTTCCTTGGCAAAACTTAAAATCTCACCCACCCCGTCCTGAATCCGTTGGTTCTTATCCTCCTAATAACTATGGTTTGTATGAAATGACGGGTAATGTTTGGGAATGGACAATGGATTGGTATCGATCGCCACCTCTGCCATCTAAACCAAAAGCTTGTTGTATTCCAGTAAATCCCAGAGGTGGGACTTCAGAAGAAAGCTATGATCCCAACTTCCCAGAAATCCGCATTCCTAGAAAAGTTTTGAAAGGTGGGTCGTTTCTTTGTGCTGCGAATTATTGCTTTCGCTATCGTCCCGCAGCTCGTCACGCAGAAACAGTAGATACTTCAACGTGCCATATTGGATTTCGTTGTGTATTATCCAATTAA